Proteins co-encoded in one Zalophus californianus isolate mZalCal1 chromosome 9, mZalCal1.pri.v2, whole genome shotgun sequence genomic window:
- the CHD4 gene encoding chromodomain-helicase-DNA-binding protein 4 isoform X5 encodes MASGLGSPSPCSAGSEEEDMDALLNNSLPPPHPENEEDPEEDLSEAETPKLKKKKKPKKPRDPKIPKSKRQKKERMLLCRQLGDSSGEGPEFVEEEEEVALRSDSEGSDYTPGKKKKKKLGPKKEKKSKSKRKEEEEEDDDDDDSKEPKSSAQLLEDWGMEDIDHVFSEEDYRTLTNYKAFSQFVRPLIAAKNPKIAVSKMMMVLGAKWREFSTNNPFKGSSGASVAAAAAAAVAVVESMVTATEVAPPPPPVEVPIRKAKTKEGKGPNARRKPKGSPRVPDAKKPKPKKVAPLKIKLGGFGSKRKRSSSEDDDLDVESDFDDASINSYSVSDGSTSRSSRSRKKLRTAKKKKKDHQDYCEVCQQGGEIILCDTCPRAYHMVCLDPDMEKAPEGKWSCPHCEKEGIQWEAKEDNSEGEEILEEVGGDPEEEDDHHMEFCRVCKDGGELLCCDTCPSSYHIHCLNPPLPEIPNGEWLCPRCTCPALKGKVQKILIWKWGQPPSPTPVPRPPDADPSTPSPKPLEGRPERQFFVKWQGMSYWHCSWVSELQLELHCQVMFRNYQRKNDMDEPPSGDFGGDEEKSRKRKNKDPKFAEMEERFYRYGIKPEWMMIHRILNHSVDKKGHVHYLIKWRDLPYDQASWESEDVEIQDYDLFKQSYWNHRELMRGEEGRPGKKLKKVKLRKLERPPETPTVDPTVKYERQPEYLDATGGTLHPYQMEGLNWLRFSWAQGTDTILADEMGLGKTVQTAVFLYSLYKEGHSKGPFLVSAPLSTIINWEREFEMWAPDMYVVTYVGDKDSRAIIRENEFSFEDNAIRGGKKASRMKKEASVKFHVLLTSYELITIDMAILGSIDWACLIVDEAHRLKNNQSKFFRVLNGYSLQHKLLLTGTPLQNNLEELFHLLNFLTPERFHNLEGFLEEFADIAKEDQIKKLHDMLGPHMLRRLKADVFKNMPSKTELIVRVELSPMQKKYYKYILTRNFEALNARGGGNQVSLLNVVMDLKKCCNHPYLFPVAAMEAPKMPNGMYDGSALIRASGKLLLLQKMLKNLKEGGHRVLIFSQMTKMLDLLEDFLEHEGYKYERIDGGITGNMRQEAIDRFNAPGAQQFCFLLSTRAGGLGINLATADTVIIYDSDWNPHNDIQAFSRAHRIGQNKKVMIYRFVTRASVEERITQVAKKKMMLTHLVVRPGLGSKTGSMSKQELDDILKFGTEELFKDEATDGGGDNKEGEDSSVIHYDDKAIERLLDRNQDETEDTELQGMNEYLSSFKVAQYVVREEEMGEEEEVEREIIKQEESVDPDYWEKLLRHHYEQQQEDLARNLGKGKRIRKQVNYNDGSQEDRDWQDDQSDNQSDYSVASEEGDEDFDERSEAPRRPSRKGLRNDKDKPLPPLLARVGGNIEVLGFNARQRKAFLNAIMRYGMPPQDAFTTQWLVRDLRGKSEKEFKAYVSLFMRHLCEPGADGAETFADGVPREGLSRQHVLTRIGVMSLIRKKVQEFEHVNGRWSMPELAEVEENKKMSQPGSPSPKTPTPSTPGDTQPNTPAPAPPAEDGIKIEENSLKEEESAEGEKEVKSAAPEATVECTQPPAPASEDEKVLVEPPEGEEKVEKAEVKERTEEPMETEPKGVADVEKVEEKSAVDLTPIVVEDKEEKKEEEEKKEVMLQNGETPKDLNDEKQKKNIKQRFMFNIADGGFTELHSLWQNEERAATVTKKTYEIWHRRHDYWLLAGIINHGYARWQDIQNDPRYAILNEPFKGEMNRGNFLEIKNKFLARRFKLLEQALVIEEQLRRAAYLNMSEDPSHPSMALNTRFAEVECLAESHQHLSKESMAGNKPANAVLHKVLKQLEELLSDMKADVTRLPATIARIPPVAVRLQMSERNILSRLANRAPEPTPQQVAQQQ; translated from the exons AAAATGAAGAGGACCCAGAAGAGGATTTGTCAGAAGCAGAGACTCCAAAgctcaagaagaagaaaaagcctaAGAAACCCCGGGACCCTAAAATCCCTAAGAGCAAGCGCCAAAAAAAGGAG CGTATGCTCTTATGCCGGCAGCTGGGGGACAGCTCTGGGGAGGGGCCGGAGtttgtggaggaggaggaagaggtggcTCTGCGCTCAGACAGTGAGGGCAGCGACTATACCCCtggcaagaagaagaagaagaagcttggacctaagaaagaaaagaagagcaaatccaagcggaaggaagaggaggaggaggatgacgATGACGATGATTCAAAG GAGCCTAAATCCTCCGCCCAACTCCTGGAAGACTGGGGCATGGAAGACATTGACCATGTGTTCTCAGAGGAGGATTACCGCACCCTCACCAACTACAAGGCCTTCAGCCAGTTTGTCCG ACCCCTCATTGCTGCCAAAAACCCCAAGATTGCTGTCTCCAAGATGatgatggttttgggtgcaaagTGGCGTGAGTTCAGCACGAACAATCCCTTCAAAGGCAGTTCTGGGGCTtcagtggcggcggcggcggcggcggcagtggCTGTGGTGGAGAGCATGGTGACGGCCACTGAAGttgccccacctcctccccctgtgGAGGTGCCTATCCGCAAGGCCAAGACCAAGGAGGGCAAAG GTCCCAATGCTCGGAGGAAGCCCAAGGGCAGCCCTCGGGTACCTGATGCCAAGAAGCCTAAACCCAAGAAAGTGGCTCCCCTGAAAATCAAGCTGGGAGGTTTTGGTTCTAAGCGTAAGAGATCCTCG AGTGAGGATGATGACTTAGATGTGGAGTCTGACTTCGATGACGCCAGTATCAATAGCTATTCCGTCTCTGACGGCTCCACCAGCCGCAGTAGCCGCAGCCGCAAGAAACTGCGAACcgctaaaaagaaaaagaaag ACCACCAGGACTATTGCGAGGTGTGCCAGCAAGGCGGTGAGATCATCCTGTGTGATACCTGTCCCCGAGCTTACCACATGGTCTGCCTGGATCCGGATATGGAGAAGGCTCCTGAGGGCAAGTGGAGCTGCCCACACTGC gagaaggaaggcatCCAGTGGGAGGCTAAGGAGGACAATTCAGAGGGTGAGGAGATCCTGGAAGAGGTTGGAGGAGACCCAGAAGAGGAGGATGACCACCATATGGAATTCTGTCGTGTCTGTAAGGATGGTGGGGAGCTGCTCTGCTGTGACACTTGTCCTTCATCCTACCACATCCACTGCCTGAACCCCCCACTTCCAGAGATCCCTAATGGTGAATGGCTCTGTCCCCGTTGTACG TGTCCAGCTCTTAAGGGCAAAGTTCAGAAGATTCTAATCTGGAAATGGGGTCAGCCACCATCTCCCACACCAGTGCCTCGGCCTCCAGATGCTGATCCCAGTACTCCGTCTCCCAAGCCCCTGGAGGGGCGGCCAGAGCGGCAGTTCTTTGTGAAATGGCAAGGCATGTCTTACTGGCACTGCTCCTGGGTGTCTGAACTGCAG TTGGAGCTGCACTGTCAAGTGATGTTCCGAAACTATCAGCGGAAGAATGATATGGATGAACCACCTTCTGGGGACTTTGGTGGTGATGAAGAGAAGAGCCGGAAGCGCAAGAACAAAGACCCTAAATTTGCAGAGATGGAGGAACGCTTCTATCGTTATGGGATAAAACCTGAGTGGATGATGATCCACCGAATTCTCAACCACAG TGTGGACAAGAAGGGCCACGTCCACTACTTGATCAAGTGGCGGGACTTGCCCTACGATCAGGCATCCTGGGAGAGCGAGGATGTGGAGATACAGGACTACGACCTGTTCAAGCAGAGCTATTGGAACCACAG GGAGTTAATGAGGGGTGAGGAAGGACGACCAGGCAAGAAGCTCAAGAAGGTGAAGCTGAGGAAGTTGGAGAGGCCTCCTGAAACTCCTACAGTTGAT CCAACAGTGAAGTATGAGCGACAGCCAGAGTACCTGGATGCTACGGGTGGAACCCTGCACCCCTATCAGATGGAGGGCTTGAACTGGTTGCGCTTCTCCTGGGCTCAAGGCACCGACACCATCTTGGCTGATGAGATGGGCCTTGGAAAGACTGTCCAGACAGCAGTCTTCCTCTATTCTCTCTATAAGGAG gGTCATTCCAAAGGCCCCTTCCTAGTGAGTGCCCCTCTTTCTACCATCATCAACTGGGAGCGGGAGTTTGAAATGTGGGCTCCAGATATGTATGTGGTGACCTACGTGGGTGACAAAGACAGCCGTGCCATCATCCGAGAGAACGAGTTCTCCTTTGAAGACAATGCCATTCGTGGTGGCAAGAAAGCCTCTCGCATGAAG AAAGAGGCATCTGTGAAATTCCACGTGCTGCTGACATCCTATGAGTTGATCACCATTGACATGGCTATCTTGGGTTCCATTGATTGGGCCTGCCTCATCGTGGATGAAGCGCATCGGCTCAAGAACAATCAGTCAAAG TTCTTCCGGGTGTTAAATGGTTACTCACTCCAACACAAGCTGTTGCTGACCGGGACTCCGTTACAAAACAATCTAGAAGAGTTGTTTCATCTGCTCAACTTTCTCACTCCCGAGAGGTTCCA caacttggaaggcttcttggaggagttTGCCGACATTGCCAAGGAGGACCAGATTAAAAAACTGCATGACATGCTGGGCCCTCATATGTTGCGGCGACTCAAAGCTGATGTGTTCAAGAATATGCCATCCAAGACAGAACTGATTGTGCGCGTGGAGTTGAGCCCTATGCAGAA GAAATACTACAAGTACATTCTTACTCGAAATTTTGAAGCCCTCAATGCTCGAGGTGGTGGCAACCAGGTCTCTCTGCTAAATGTGGTGATGGATCTGAAGAAGTGCTGCAACCACCCATACCTCTTCCCTGTGGCTGCGATG GAAGCCCCTAAAATGCCTAATGGCATGTATGATGGCAGTGCCCTCATCCGAGCATCGGGGAAATTATTGCTGCTTCAGAAGATGCTCAAGAACCTTAAGGAGGGTGGGCACCGTGTACTCATCTTCTCTCAG ATGACCAAAATGCTGGACCTGTTGGAGGATTTCTTGGAACATGAAGGTTATAAATATGAACGTATCGACGGTGGGATCACTGGGAACATGCGGCAAGAGGCCATTGACCGCTTCAATG CACCGGGTGCTCAACAGTTCTGCTTCTTGCTTTCCACTCGAGCGGGGGGCCTTGGAATCAATCTGGCCACTGCTGACACAGTTATTATCTATGACTCTGACTGGAACCCCCATAATGACATCCAG GCTTTTAGCAGAGCTCACCGTATTGGGCAAAATAAGAAGGTGATGATATATCGGTTTGTGACCCGTGCGTCAGTGGAGGAGCGCATCACGCAGGTGGCAAAGAAGAAGATGATGTTGACGCATCTAGTGGTTCGGCCCGGTCTGGGCTCCAAGACTGGATCCATGTCCAAACAGGAGCTTGATGACATCCTCAAGTTTGGCACTGAGGAACTATTTAAGGATGAAGCCACAGATGGAG GAGGAGACAACAAAGAGGGAGAAGATAGCAGTGTTATCCACTATGATGACAAGGCCATTGAGCGACTTCTGGACCGTAATCAGGATGAGACAGAAGACACAGAATTGCAGGGCATGAATGAATATTTGAGCTCGTTTAAAGTGGCCCAGTACGTGGTACGGGAAGAAGAGATGGGG gaggaagaggaggtagAACGAGAAAtcataaaacaggaagaaagtgTGGATCCTGACTACTGGGAGAAATTGCTGCGGCACCATTATGAGCAGCAGCAAGAAGATCTAGCCCGAAATCtgggcaaaggaaaaagaatccgTAAACAGGTCAACTACAATGATGGCTCCCAGGAGGACCGAG atTGGCAGGACGACCAGTCCGACAACCAGTCCGATTATTCAGTGGCCTCAGAGGAAGGTGATGAAGACTTTGATGAACGGTCAGAAG CTCCCCGCAGGCCCAGTCGTAAGGGCCTGCGGAACGATAAAGATAAGCCATTGCCTCCTCTGTTGGCCCGTGTGGGTGGGAATATTGAA GTACTTGGCTTTAATGCTCGTCAGCGAAAAGCCTTTCTTAATGCAATTATGCGATATGGGATGCCACCTCAGGATGCTTTCACCACCCAGTGGCTTGTGAGAGATCTGCGAGGCAAATCAGAGAAAGAGTTCAA GGCTTATGTATCTCTTTTCATGCGACATTTATGTGAGCCAGGAGCAGATGGGGCTGAGACTTTTGCTGATGGTGTCCCCCGAGAAGGCCTGTCTCGCCAGCATGTCCTTACTAGGATTGGTGTCATGTCCTTGATTCGAAAGAAG GTTCAGGAGTTTGAACATGTCAATGGGCGCTGGAGCATGCCTGAACTTGCTGAagtagaagaaaacaagaaaatgtctCAGCCAGGCTCACCTTCCCCAAAGACTCCTACACCCTCCACTCCAGGGGACACACAACCCAATACCCCTGCACCTGCTCCACCTGCTG AGGATGggataaaaatagaagagaatagccttaaagaggaagagagtgcagaaggagagaaggaggttAAGTCTGCAGCCCCAGAGGCCACTGTTGAG tgtACAcaaccccctgcccctgcctcagaGGACGAAAAAGTCCTTGTTGAACCtcctgagggagaggagaaagtggAAAAGGCAGAGGTGAAGGAGAGAACGGAGGAACCGATGGAGACAGAGCCCAAAG GTGTTGCTGACGTGGAGAAGGTAGAGGAGAAGTCAGCAGTAGATCTGACCCCCATTGTGGTAGAGGACAAAG aagagaagaaagaagaagaagagaaaaaggaggtgATGCTTCAGAATGGAGAGACCCCCAAGGACCTGAATgatgagaagcagaaaaaaaatattaaacagcgTTTTATGTTCAACATCGCAGATGGTGGTTTTACTG AGTTGCACTCCCTTTGGCAGAATGAGGAGCGGGCAGCCACTGTCACCAAGAAGACTTACGAGATCTGGCATCGGCGGCATGACTACTGGCTGCTGGCTGGCATCATAAA CCATGGCTATGCCCGGTGGCAGGACATCCAGAATGACCCACGCTATGCCATCCTCAATGAACCTTTCAAGGGTGAAATGAATCGTGGCAATTTCTTAGAGATCAAGAATAAATTTCTAGCCCGAAGGTTCAAG CTCTTAGAACAAGCCCTGGTGATTGAGGAACAGCTGCGCCGGGCAGCTTACCTGAACATGTCAGAGGACCCCTCTCACCCTTCCATGGCCCTAAACACGCGCTTTGCTGAGGTGGAGTGTTTGGCGGAGAGTCACCAGCACCTGTCCAAGGAGTCAATGGCCGGAAACAAGCCAGCCAATGCGGTCCTGCACAAAG TTCTGAAACAGCTAGAAGAACTGCTGAGTGACATGAAAGCCGACGTGACCCGACTCCCAGCCACTATTGCCCGGATTCCCCCGGTTGCTGTGAGGCTACAGATGTCAGAGCGCAACATTCTCAGCCGCCTGGCAAACCGAGCACCTGAACCTACTCCACAGCAG GTAGCCCAGCAGCAGTGA